The following coding sequences lie in one Phyllopteryx taeniolatus isolate TA_2022b chromosome 4, UOR_Ptae_1.2, whole genome shotgun sequence genomic window:
- the LOC133477043 gene encoding interleukin-8-like isoform X1, with amino-acid sequence MMSKVILSALVVLLASVAISEGMALRSLGVELHCRCIQTESRPIGRHIEKVELIPANSHCEETEIIATLKKTGQEVCLDPHARWVTRVIERIIENSKRR; translated from the exons ATGATGAGCAAAGTGATCCTCAGTGCTTTGGTGGTCCTGCTGGCTTCTGTGGCCATCAGTGAAG GAATGGCTCTGAGAAGCTTGGGAGTGGAGCTGCACTGCCGCTGCATCCAGACGGAGAGCAGACCCATCGGCCGCCACATCGAGAAGGTGGAGCTGATTCCCGCCAACTCCCACTGCGAGGAGACCGAGATCAT TGCTACACTTAAAAAGACCGGCCAGGAGGTGTGCCTCGACCCCCATGCTCGCTGGGTGACGAGAGTCATTGAGAGGATCATTGAGAA CAGCAAAAGACGCTGA
- the LOC133477043 gene encoding interleukin-8-like isoform X2, with product MMSKVILSALVVLLASVAISEGMALRSLGVELHCRCIQTESRPIGRHIEKVELIPANSHCEETEIIATLKKTGQEVCLDPHARWVTRVIERIIENKRR from the exons ATGATGAGCAAAGTGATCCTCAGTGCTTTGGTGGTCCTGCTGGCTTCTGTGGCCATCAGTGAAG GAATGGCTCTGAGAAGCTTGGGAGTGGAGCTGCACTGCCGCTGCATCCAGACGGAGAGCAGACCCATCGGCCGCCACATCGAGAAGGTGGAGCTGATTCCCGCCAACTCCCACTGCGAGGAGACCGAGATCAT TGCTACACTTAAAAAGACCGGCCAGGAGGTGTGCCTCGACCCCCATGCTCGCTGGGTGACGAGAGTCATTGAGAGGATCATTGAGAA CAAAAGACGCTGA